A stretch of Tenrec ecaudatus isolate mTenEca1 chromosome 2, mTenEca1.hap1, whole genome shotgun sequence DNA encodes these proteins:
- the LNP1 gene encoding leukemia NUP98 fusion partner 1, producing the protein MAHKDDDDDDVSFAKWMSSFWGHSWTEEEERRPRQRHRSQAASYRKTSLPCPFPERPQMTPPDHIPRRHSHESQEFRCQIHMKNYRKCSGDGSFKEPLGAKGRTHSMSQGCSESFEQQLCFRTKRAVSLGPESKKERDERERLRMEMRACKRVEGRRKFGKEEHREAHLAPSGTRSTPAPWWNTEKHTCSIGGTRRSTPAP; encoded by the exons ATGGCGCAcaaggatgatgatgatgatgatgtgtcTTTTGCCAAATGGATGAGCAGCTTCTGGGGTCACAGCTGgacagaggaggaggaaagaagaCCCAGGCAACGCCACCGATCACAAGCTGCCAGTTACAGGAAAacctccctgccctgccca TTTCCTGAACGACCTCAAATGACACCCCCTGACCACATTCCTAGAAGGCATTCTCACGAGAGCCAGGAATTCCGGTGCCAGATCCACATGAAGAATTACCGGAAATGCTCAGGAGATGGATCATTCAAGGAGCCACTGGGAGCAAAAGGAAGAACTCATTCAATGAGTCAGGGATGTTCAGAGTCCTTTGAGCAGCAATTGTGCTTCAGAACCAAACGTGCTGTCTCTTTG GGACCTGAGAGCAAAAAGGAGCGAGATGAACGAGAGCGATTGAGGATGGAGATGAGAGCCTGTAAGAGAGTTGAGGGAAGGAGAAAGTTTGGGAAGGAGGAACACAGAGAAGCACACTTGGCCCCTAGTGGAACACGGAGCACACCTGCCCCCTGGTGGAACACGGAGAAGCACACCTGCTCCATTGGTGGAACACGGAGAAGCACACCTGCCCCCTAG